A stretch of DNA from Halioglobus japonicus:
CGTGTTAATTCTGCGTTGGAAACAAACGCCCGGCTGATGATTCTCGACCCTCTCATTATTCTGATCGCCCTGGGCTGTGGCCTGGTGGCGCGCATTGCCGGCTTGCCTGCGCTGATAGGTTATCTAGCCGCAGGGTTTGTTCTGCACGAAACCAACATCGAAGCCGGCTCGTTGCTGAATCACCTGGCCGACCTGGGTGTCACATTACTGTTGTTCACCATTGGCTTGAAGCTGTCACCGCGCGACCTGTTACAGGCCAAGGTCTGGGGCACCACGCTGATACACATGCAGCTCATGCAGCTGTTTTTCATGGGCGTGCTGTGGCTCTACGACTCGCTGGTCCCCAGCATGAACATGAGTTTTACCGAGATTCTGGTGATTGCCTTTGGCCTCACCTTCTCCAGCACCGTGTTCGTTATCCAGGTCATGCAGGAGAAAGGCGAGATGTCCTCGCGGCATGCCAATCTCGCCATTGGCATTCTGGTCATCCAGGATCTGGCCGCGGTACTGTTTCTGTCAGCTACCAAGGGCATGTGGCCCGAGCCCACTGCGTTGTTACTACCTGCGCTCTGGCTGCTGCGCGCGCCCGTGCTGCGGCTGCTCAGCTACGCCGGCCACGGCGAACTGTTCACCCTGGCCGGCATGGCCCTCGCCCTCGGCGGGGCCGCCCTGTTTGAGTTTGTCGGCATTAAGGGTGACCTCGGCGCGCTGATCATCGGCGCACTGCTGTCCGGCTCGCAAAAAGGCAAGGAACTGAGCCGCAACCTGATGAACCTCAAGGACTTGTTCCTGGTGGGCTTCTTTCTATCCATTGGCCTGGGCGGCTGGCCGCAACAGGAAGCGCTGATCCTCGCGGTACTGCTCGGGGTACTGGCCATCGTCAAAATTCCGTTGTACTTCCCGCTGATGACGAAGCTGCACACCGGCCCGCGCACCGCTCTACTGGCTGCTTGTGCCATGGGCAATTTCAGTGAATTCGGCCTGGTGGTGGTGGCCGTGGCCGCCAAGGCCGGCTGGCTGGATGCCCAGTGGGCCAGTGCCATTTCACTCGCCATTGCGATCAGCTTTGTTATCTCCGCGCCGCTCAACCGCTACGCCCATGAGCTGTACTGGAAGTACCACAGCTTCTGGCGAAAGTTTGAGTCAGACCGATTACGCCGGGAGCGCCCTGACACCAGCGGCGCACGCATCATCGTACTCGGCATGGGTAACATTGGTACCGGTGCCTACGATACGCTCGCAGAAACCCACGGCGCAGAAGTACTCGGGGTTGATCTAAACGAAGCAAAGCTTGCCGAGCATACACGCCGGCATCGGCGTGTCGTGCCCGCCGACGCTTCCGACCCCGACTTCTGGGTGCAGGTCGACCTCACCGAGGTGGACCTGGTGCTGCTCGCACTGACCAATCATCCCGAGAATGTGCTGGTGGCAGATCTTCTGCGCGAGCTGGACTACCAGGGTCGCGTGGCTGCGGTGGTGCGATTCCGCGAGGAAGCCGAAGAGCTCGAGACACACGGCATATCCGTCTTTAACCTTTACGCTCAGGCCGGTGCCGGCTTCGCCGAGCACGCCGCCGCCCAACTGAGCAACAACGCTTAACTATCCATGGCCCTTAAACCGACAATTTACAAAGCCCAGATCGAACTCGCCGACAGCGATCGCCACTGTTATGAAAGCCTGGCAATGACCCTGGCCCAACACCCCTCAGAAACGGTGGAACGCATGGGAGTACGCCTGCTGGCGTTCTGTCTCAACAATGCCCGGGGCCTGCAGTTTACCCGGGGCCTGTCGACCACCGACGAGCCCGACCTGTGGCGCCACAGCGACGGCGGCGAACTGGAGCAGTGGATAGAGGTAGGCCAGCCCGAAGAACCGCGCCTGCGCAAGGCCACAGGCCGCGCGCGCGAAGTTATGGTGTATGCCTTTGGCAAGAGTGCCGCTACCTGGTGGAAACTGAACGGCGAAGCCATCGCCGCACTGCCAAGGCTACAGGTCTGGCAAATTGACTGGGACGATGCCCAGGCCCTGGCGGAGATGGTCACGCGCACCATGCAGCTGAATATCAGCGTGGCCGGTGGCGTGATCTACATCGACAACGGCTCAGCGTCGATCAGCGTGGAACCGACACGGCTGCATTGATCAGGTGACAGGTTGCGCCGCTATCGCTGTGTCGCGCCCCATCCACCACAGCCACACGACATTCACGAGGCCATAAATGCCCACCGCAGTGATCAGGCCGGCCCCGGCCCCGCTCCACACCATGGCCAGCCCCAGTGCGACCAGGCGCAACCACTCCCAGCGCATCACCGCCTGCACCGCCCGCCCTTCAAGCCAGTAGGCGGTGGTCATCGTGGTAGCCAGTAACATAGCCCAGCCAGCAACGCCCTGCCAGTAGCTCAGCTCAGACAGCAGCAGGTACACGAGTAGCGCAATCACCACCACCAGCTGGAAAAAGCCGTAGCGGGAGACAATGGCGGGCACCTCTGGGTCGTACTTGGTAAAGGTAGACAGATCATTCTTGTGACGTGGATAGCGCTCGGCAACTTCCACTGGCTGCCATCCCGTGCGCGCCACCCACACCCGCAGCTTGTCGGACCAGCGCTGTGCGCGCCAGCTGTCCTTAGCCATATCGACATAGATATGGGTGAGTGCATGAATCGGGTTAAAGCTGCGCAACGGCCCGCGAATACCAAATACCACCGGTTCCTCATCCAGTTCTTCCTGGAAGGTGCCAAACAGACGGTCCCACAAAATGAAAATGCCACCGTAATTGCGATCGAGATACACATCGTTCTGGGCGTGATGCACGCGGTGGTTGGACGGCGTGACAAAAATGGCCTCGTACCAGCCCAGTTTGCCCACATGCTTGGTGTGCACCCAGAACTGGTAGATCAGGTTAATCGCGCCGGCGGTGACCACCACCTCAGCGGGAATACCCAGCGCAAACATGGGAATATAGAACAGCCAGCCAAACAAGAAGCCGGTGCTGGTCTGACGCAATGCCGTCGTCAGGTTGTATTCCTCGCTCTGGTGATGGGCCACATGAGCTGCCCACAGAATCGTGCGCTCGTGGCCCAGCCGGTGCAGCCAGTAGTAGCAGAAGTCGTACAGCACAATGGCCAGCATCCACGTCCAAACGCTGTTGGCATCCATCAGCGGCAGGGAGAAGTGCTCGGTCACAAGGTGGTACACATAGCCCCCACACCGAGCGTGACAAAGGCCCGCGCCTGGCTGAGCACGCCCAGCGACAAACTACTGACGCTGTCATTCAGGCGATAAGTATTGCGCCCTTTCTTCACGCCCCAGGCCAGTTCCACCAGCATGGCCAGCACGAAAAAGGGAATAGCTAATTCAATCAGGTCCACAGACCACCTCACAGGTATAGCAAGACCGCCGAGTCTAATACGGCGGGCGCCAGATTGCAGCAGTCAATACAGGGCCGATTCTGGCTAGTCGCAAGGCCTGACGGGCGCTATATTGCTCTCCATGGACACTGCACACCGCCCCGAACTCGACCACGAAACCTGCCGCCGCGCCCGCCTCGCCAGAGACCCGCGCTTTGACGGCGAGTTCTTCCTAGCGGTGCGCACCACGGGGATTTACTGCCGCCCCATCTGCCCGGCGCGCCCCCCGCAGAAAAAAACGTCAGTTACTACCGCCTCGCCAGCCAGGCCGCCGGCGCCGGCTATCGCCCCTGCCTGCGCTGCCGCCCGGAATCCGCCCCCGGCAGCCCGGCCTGGGAAGGCACAGCGACCACTGTCGATCGGGCCCTCAACCTGATACGCGCCGGCGCGTTGGACAGCGGCAGCCTGGCGGATCTTGCCGCGCGGCTGGGCATAGGCGAGCGCTACCTGCGCAAGTTGTTTGAACAGGAACTCGGGGTGTCACCCCAGGCCGTCGCACTGAACCAACGCCTGTTGTTCGCCAAGAAGCTGCTCGCGGAAACCGACATGCCGATTACTGACATTGGCTTCGCTGCCGGCTTTGGCAGCGTGAGGCGTTTCAACAGCGCCCTGCAGGAACACTTCCGGCTCACACCGACCCAACTGCGGGGGCGCGGCCGGCGGCCTGATACAGCCAGTACCATCACGCTGCAGTTGCAGTACCGCCCGCCTTACGACTGGGCTGGCGTCATCGATTTTTTTGCCCACCATGAGATCGCAGGTGTAGAACAGGTCACCGGGCAGACGTATCGGCGCCAGTTTACCTGCGACAGGCAGCCCGCCTGGCTCGAAGTTACGCCGGTAAAGAGCCGCCCGGCGCTGGCCCTGACGGTCAGCCTGCCGGACCACCGCCAGCTGCGCACAATAGTACAGAGAGTGCGGCGTATGTTTGATCTCGACGCCAACCCGGAAGTGATTCACCAGAGTCTGACCGCCAGCCCGGAGCTATGCCCGCTACTCAAGCGCAGCCCGGGCAGCCGCTCACCTGGCCACTGGTCGCTTTACGAAGCGGCCGTGCGGGCGATTGTCGGCCAACAGGTGAGCACGGTTGCCGCGCGCAGCATCTGCAGCCGGTTTGCCGCTGCCTGTAGCGAGAACTATCTGGTGTTTCCCCGCGCTGCAGCGCTGGCAGCACTGGAAGACAGCGCCTTCCCCATGCCCGGCCGGCGCCGCGACACCCTCAAGGCGCTGTGCACGGCCTTCAGCGACTGCGAAGAAACCCTGACACTCGAAGCCCTGGCCGAGTTCAAAGGCGTCGGCCCCTGGACGGTGGCCATGGCCGCAATTCGCGGTGCCGGCCACCCCGATGTATTCCCCTTGGGCGACCTGGGGTTGGTCAAAGCCTGGGAAGCGCTGGGCGGCAACGGCAAAACTCTCAAACACGACTGCGAGCCCTGGAGCCCCTGGCGCTCCTATGCCGCCAACCTGCTGTGGAGGAGCCTCAGCTAATGAACTACCAATATCTCAACAGCCCGATCGGCACCCTGCGGGTGCTGTCCGATGGCCAGCACATCACCGCCATTGAATGGCCGGAGCAGCACAGCGACACCGCGGGCCAGATCGAACAGAGCGACGCTGCGCTGGCGCAGTGTGTTGAACAGCTACAGGAGTATTTTGCTGGCACCCGGCGCAGCTTTGATCTGCCGCTGGCGCCCGGAGGCACCGAATTCCAGAATGCGGTATGGGCGCAGCTGGCGCGCATTCCCTTTGGTGAATTGCGCAGTTACGGTGACATAGCCCGGGAGATGGGTAAGCCCAAGGCGATGCGCGCCGTGGGCGCTGCGAACGGCCGCAACCCGATTCCTATTGTGGTTCCCTGCCACCGGGTGATCGGCAGCGACGGTTCCCTCACCGGCTTCGCAGGCGGGCTGGATGCCAAGAAGACCCTGCTGAATCTCGAAGGGGCACTGGACTAAGCCAGCGCCCACTTTCACCCTCGCCTAGCGGCTGCTGGCAACAAACGTGATAAACCGGCCTTCATCGATAAATCCAGAACCCCAGCTGTCCCACTCATCACCGAGGCCCTTGGCCGCAATGTCCGTCACCGACATACCCTCGTCGAGCATGGCGGTGATCTGGCCGGTCGTGGTCACCAGCATGTTGTGATAGCGCGCCAGCCCCGCCTTGTCGGTCAGGGGGCCGTGGCCAGGTACGACCACGGTTTTATCGTCGATACGCGCAAGCACAGTCTCAATGGTCTTGATCAGGCCGAACGCATTGCCCCCGGAGCTGATGTCGACAAAGGGGAAGCGGTCGTAAAAGAAGGTATCGCCCATGTGCACCACATTCTCGGCGGCGAAGAACATGATGCTGTCGCCGTCGGTATGACTGGTGGGATAGTGCTGCACCTCAATGGTGTCGCCGTTAAAGTGCATGGCAATCGCATCACCGTAGGTAACCACCGGCAGCGCAGGCTTGGGGCTGGGTTCGGTAACCCGGCCCAGCGCCTTGATGTTCTGCTTGGTGCTCATGCGCTGATAAATATTTTCGTGGGCCACAATCACGCTGCCGCGCTCGCCGAAGAACGCATTGCCGCCGGTGTGATCGAAGTGCCAGTGGGTATTGAGCAGGAACTTGGGCGCCCCTTCCCCGCCCGCCAGTTCAGCCACCGCGGCCTGGTGGGCCGGTGCGTAGGCCTCGTAGTCAGAATCGATGATCAGCGCGCCGTCTTCACCGACGGAAGCCACTACATTACCGCCGCGCCCCTGTAGAAAATACAGCGGCCCGCGATGGGTGTCACAGTCACTTCAGGCGGCGCTTCCTCAGCCACGGCAAAATTGGGTATCAGCGCGGCCAGGCACGCGCCGGCCAGGGTGCTCATCAAAGGCTTCATAGTGTTCTCCCGGGTGGATAGGCCTCAGGCATTGAGATCAGGGATCATCTCGTCCTTGAGGCGTGATATCTGGTCTTTCAGGCGCAGTTTTTCTTTTTTCAGGCGCTGTAACAGAATCTGGTTCTGGTAGGGGTAGGCATACATTTCGTGGATACGGTGGTCCAGCGCCCGGTGTTTGGCCTGCAGCTCCAGCAGGCGCATGGCGGGTGTCATCACCTCGTTGGCTGCTTCCGGGTTTTCATCGCCATTCGGGCCGATGTGGGTGGGGTCACTCATTAGTGCACAGTACCGCGGCTATCCTCGATCAAAGTGCAAGACTAACCCCACAGGGAATAGCTGTACAAGCTTTGATCGTGTTCAATCCCAAATCAGGTTTCTTGCAGTAGCTGCTGCCACAGCGCATGGCCCGCGTCACCTACCGCCAGAAAGGGTTCGCTGAGCAGGGTATCGCGGGCGTTGTACCGCAATGGCAGGCCATCGAGCCCCACCAACGCACCGCCGGCTGCTTCCAGCAATGCCTGGCCCGCCGCCGTATCCCACTCACAACAGGGCGCATAGCGCGGGTAGAAATCGCCCCGCCCCTCCGCCAGGTGGCAGAACTTCAGCGCACTGCCGCTGTTATCCCGGGCCAGCTCACCCCAGTGACGCTCCAGCCACGCCAGGCAGGCCCCGAGCCGCTCACCCTTATGGCGCCGGCTGGCCAGCACTCGCATGGGCTCACCGGCAACCAGCGCCCGAGTGGCGATATCGCTCACTTCATCCTCCGGCCCATACCGGCGGGCAAATTCACCGGGGACGCCGACATATGCCACAGCCTCCAGGGGTATGTAAATCACACCCAGCAACGGCGCTCCATCGTGCACCAGGGCAATATTGATCGTGAATTCCCCGGTGCGGCCCAGAAACTCCTTGGTGCCATCGAGAGGGTCCACCAGCCACAAGCTGGACCATTCTCGGCGCCTGGCCACCGCCTCAGGGGGCGATTCTTCAGAGAGAATGGGAATATCAGGCGCAAGCGCAGCCAGCCCCGCTTCCAGACAGTGATGCGAGGCAATATCCGCCAGGGTCAGGGGTGAATCGTCACCCTTGGCCTCGTACTGATCGGCGCTCGGCGCATGATAGTGCTCACAGATTAACTCGCCCGCCTCGCGGCAGAGGTCGAGCAGGGGTGGCACCAGGGCCGCAAGATTCATCATGGCCCCATTATACCACCGCAGGACAGGTCGCTCTTGTCGCAGACCGTCCGGGGCCGGATAATCAAGCCATGATTGATTGGCAACACATCGATACCGTCCTGCTGGACATGGACGGCACGCTGCTCGACCTGCACTTCGATAATTATTTCTGGATGCAGTACGTGCCTCAGGCCTATGCCCGGGAACACCAGCTGAGCGAAGCCGAGTCCACCGAGCGCCTGCACAGCAAGTTCGAGCAGAATCAGAGCTCTCTCAACTGGTACAGCGTTGACTACTGGTCGGAACAGCTGCAGCTGGATATCCCCGCGCTCAAGCGCGAAGTTCAACACATGGTGGCCATGCGCCCCACGTGGAGGAATTCCTCACCCGCCTGCATGCCTCCCACCGGGACGTGGTGATGGTGACCAATGCCCACCGCAAAACCCTGGACATCAAGATGGACCGCGTCGACATCACCGGCTGGTTCGACCGCATTGTGGTGTCTCATGATCTGGACGCGCCCAAGGAAGAGCAGGCCTTCTGGCACCGACTACAGGCGCTGCACCCCTTCGACCCGGCGCGCACCCTGTTTATTGACGACACCGAGCGTGTGCTGGAATCCGCCCGCGATTACGGCATTGCCCACCTGCTGACCCTGCTGCAACCGGACAGCCAGCGCCAGAAGCGCATCGACACCCGCTTCCCCGGTATTCACCACTTCGACGAAATCATGCCGGACCAACCCCCACCCTGACCCATGAACGATTTCAATACCGAAAAGCTGCGCCTCGACAAATGGCTGTGGGCCGCCCGCTTCTTCAAAACCCGCAGCCTCGCCAAGGCCGCGATTGAAGGCGGCAAAGTCCACCTGGCCGGCCAGCGCGTGAAAGTGTCCCGGGAGATTCAGATCGGGGATGAACTACAGATTCGCCAGGGCTGGGATGAGAAGGTGGTTGTCGTCGAGGCCCTGTCAGACAAGCGCCGGGGCGCCCCCGAAGCACAGCAACTCTACCGCGAAACCGCGAACAGCGTGCAACGCCGTGAAGAGGCCGCAGCAGCACGCAAGGCCGCCGGCGGCATGATCGACCGCCCCGTCAGCCGCCCCACCAAAAAGCAGCGCCGGCAGATCCATCGTTTCAAGGAATCGAATTAGGCTTCGGCTACCCGGGGCTGGCGCGGCGCGTCTTCCAGCACAATGGCATCGCGGCCAGAGGCCTTGGCCTTGTACAGGGCCGTGTCAGCAAGTTTGATCAGGTCTTCAGGGGTGACATCCGCATCCGCCTGCACCGTAGCCACGCCCTGGCTTACCGTTATGTGGCCAGCCACCTGGGATTCACCGTGCGGGATGGCGGCCTCGGCAATAAATTCCTTGAGGCGCTCGGCAATGCGCATGGCCGATGACGGCGACGAGCCCGGCAGCACAAGAATAAATTCCTCACCCCCATAACGCCCCACCACTTCACCCGCACGGCTGGTGGCGTTCTGCATGATATCTGCGAGGCGCTGCAACACCTCGTCACCCGCTGGGTGACCATAGGTGTCGTTGTAGGCCTTGAAGTAATCCACATCCAGTAGAATGACTGAAAGTGGCATCGCCGTGCGCCGGGCACGGTTGATTTCCGCCTTGAGCGCCGTGTTCACCATGCGCCGGTTACCCAGGCCTGTGAGCTCGTCAATGTTGGCCAGATCTGTGAGCTGGCGCCGGGCATCGCGCAGCTGGCGGTTACGATCGCGCAGCGAACCGGCCATATCGCCGAGCTCGCGGGCCATGGTTTCCCGCTCCCAATTGAGCGCCAGCATATTGCGGAACGTGCGATGCACCCGATCACAGATCACAATCAGCACCGCGGTAAACGCAAGCAGCACCAGGCCAATAAGCAGGTTGTAGGGCTCGTGCCAGTAATGCACCAGGCTCCACCAGGCGATAGGCCACAGGGCGGTGAGCAGGAACGAAATAAAGTACTCGCGCACAATCACCGAGAAGCCCACCGAGATCGCCGTAATCATGACGATAAGCAGCAGGAAGGTGTACTGCATGGTAATGGGCACGCGGGTGGCGGCAAAAATATACGCGGAGGACCACACCAGGCCGGTGGCGGCAGAACCGAGAATCAAGCGCCAGAACAGGCCCCGGGGATTGGTGCGATAGCTGTGATTCACCAGTGCATTACTCATGGACAGCGAACGCACCAGCAACAGAATCAGAAACGCGGCGCCCCACAGCATAATGCTGGTGAACTCCACGAACGGCCAGAAAATGCCCATGGTGGCTACCAGGCCGACCAGATTCGCCACCACAGTCGCCATCTGCCCATTTTGCATGAGCATCTCCAACTGGGCGGAAAACAACTCCTCCCGGGGAATGTGGCGTTGGTAGATCATGGTCAAATCCTACACATTGCAGGGATTAATCATACTCTGGCCGGGAAAAGCTGCGAACCAGGTCACAAGCAAATAGGTCGTTTATTGCCCAACTGGGCATTTTACGCGAAACTGCGGCCTAACTGACTGAATTTGGTAATAAAATAGCCCATGTTCTCGTGGCAGGCCATACGCATTAGTTGCATCGTCATTCTGGCGGTACCGCTCGTGCACCTGGTTTTCCTCATGTCATCCAATATCGCCGACGCCCTCAACAGCGAGCCGGAAGTGTGGACCGATGACATCGAAGACTACCGCAGGGAGGACATGTCCCGCGAATTACCTGAAAAACCCATCGTGGTTGTGGGCGGCATGCGCGCCAGAATGTGGGACGGCCTGCCCGAGCTGCTCGCCCCCAAACCCGTGTTAATGCGGGGCATTGGCGACGCCATTGTCGACGACATCGTGTATCACTACGACGACCTGATCGGCTACTATCAGCCGGAAACAGTCATCTTCCTGCCCAGCGTGACCGAGTTTCATATTCGCGACAACAAGTCTGCAGAGGATCTCGCCGAGGGTATTGCCGAACTTGTGACCACCGACGAACGGGCACACATCACCCAGCAGTTTTTCATTATCAGCCCGGTCAAAACCCTGCTCCACCCCAGCGACCACGAAACCATTGATGAGACCATGGTCATTCTCCGGGAATGGGTGAAAGAGCGCCCCCACGTGGCCCTGCTGGACCTCAATCGGCTGCTGCAGAACCGCGAGGGCCTGCCCGAGGCCGCCTATTTCCGCTCTGACGGCTCCAACCTCAATGAGCACGGCTACCTGCGACTCTCCACATTAGTGCAGAATCAGCTCGACAAGACTGCCCTACAACCCTGACCGCCGCCCCCAAATTGGGGTAGAATTGGTGGATGTTTTCCGAGATTCCCCTCACTCCGCCTGCCACACCGCTGTTAAGCGGCATTGACGCGGGCCGCCCCACCGGCGAGCTCAGCACGGAAGAGCTGACTCAGCTCGCCGAGGAACTGCGCGCCTATCTGTTGTACAGCGTGGGTCAGTCCGGCGGGCACTTCGGCGCCGGCCTGGGTGTAGTGGAACTCACCATTGCCCTGCACCACGTGTTCAATACCCCCGATGACCGCATCGTGTGGGACGTGGGCCACCAGACGTACCCGCACAAAATCCTCACCGGCCGCATGCAGCAGATGGACAGCATGCGCCACGCCGGCGGCCTCTCCGGCTTCCCCAAGCGCAGCGAGAGCGCATACGACACCTTTGGTGTGGGCCACTCCTCCACCAGCATCTCTGCCGCCATGGGCATGGCCCTGGCCGCGCGCCAGCAAGGCCTGGACCGCAAGGTGATCGCCGTGATCGGCGACGGTGCCATTACCGGCGGCATGGCCTTCGAGGCCCTGGCCCATGCCGGCCACGAACGCCCCAACATGCTGGTGATTCTGAACGACAACCAGATGTCCATCGGCCACAACACCGGCGGCCTGGCGAACTACTTCGCCAAGATCTGGGCTACCAAGACCTACCTCGGCATGCGCGAGCGCTCCAAGCGCTTCCTGGAGCGCTTCAGCTTTCTGTGGGACTGGGCCAAGCGCACCGAAGAACACATGAAAGGCATGGTGGCGCCGAGCACCCTGTTTGAGGAATTGGGCTTTCACTATATTGGCCCACTGGACGGACACGACCTTCCCGGGCTGGTGAAAACCCTTGAGAACATGAAGGATCTGGAGGGCCCGCAGTTCCTCCACATCCGCACCGTAAAAGGCAAAGGCTTCACACCGGCCGAGGAAGATCCGGTGGGCTACCACGCCCTGAACAAGGTCGAGGCCAAGCCCAAAGGCCCCCAACCGACCGAACCACCCAAACCCAAGGGGCCCAAGTATCAGGACGTATTCGGCCAGTGGCTGTGCGACATGGCCGAGCAGGACGACAAACTGGTGGGCATTACCCCGGCCATGTGCGAAGGCTCCGGCATGGTGGATTTCGCTGCGCGCTTCCCCGACCGCTACTACGATGTGGCTATCGCCGAGCAGCACGCTGTGACCCTGGCAGCCGGCATGGCCTGCGATGGCGTCAAACCCGTCGTCGCTATCTACTCGACGTTCCTGCAGCGTGGCTACGATCAGCTCATTCATGACGTGGCCCTGCAAAACCTCGACGTAACCTTCGGCATCGACCGCGCTGGCCTCGTGGGCCAGGACGGACCGACGCACCACGGCACGTTTGATCTCAGCTACCTGCGCTGCATCCCCAATATGGTGATTGGTGCGCCGTCTGATGAGAATGAATGTCGGCAGATGTTGTATACGGCTTACCAGCATCCTGGGCCTGCGGCGGTGAGATACCCCCGCGGCACCGGTCCGGGCGTGAACATCGTGGAAGCCATGACCCCCATGACCATTGGTAAATCAGTACCTCTGATGGAAGGCCGCCACATTGCCATTCTCAATTTCGGCACGCTACTGCCTGCCGCCCGTGAAGCAGCCGAGCAGATAGGCGCTACCCTGGTGGATATGCGCTGGGTTAAGCCCATGGATGATACGCGCGTACTTGAACTGGCCGCGAACCACGAGTTGCTGGTGACCGTGGAAGAAAACGCCGTCGCAGGCGGTGCAGGTGCTGGCGTGAGTGAACTGCTGGCCGCCCATGGCATTGAAACGCCAGTATTGCACTGTGGCATCCCCGATCAATACATCGAGCACGGTGACCATAAGGCGCAATTGGCCGCCATCGGCCTGGATGGTGAAGGTATCCTAGGACGGATTAACCACCGAGTCGCGGATGCGATGATAGACTTGGCATCGCCCTCGCCTCCCTCATCTTCGGTCATATGAAAAAAAGCCAGAATTCAAAGCCCCTAACGTCAAGAACCTCCTCGATATGGGAAGTTCCTACCAA
This window harbors:
- a CDS encoding cation:proton antiporter family protein, which translates into the protein MILDPLIILIALGCGLVARIAGLPALIGYLAAGFVLHETNIEAGSLLNHLADLGVTLLLFTIGLKLSPRDLLQAKVWGTTLIHMQLMQLFFMGVLWLYDSLVPSMNMSFTEILVIAFGLTFSSTVFVIQVMQEKGEMSSRHANLAIGILVIQDLAAVLFLSATKGMWPEPTALLLPALWLLRAPVLRLLSYAGHGELFTLAGMALALGGAALFEFVGIKGDLGALIIGALLSGSQKGKELSRNLMNLKDLFLVGFFLSIGLGGWPQQEALILAVLLGVLAIVKIPLYFPLMTKLHTGPRTALLAACAMGNFSEFGLVVVAVAAKAGWLDAQWASAISLAIAISFVISAPLNRYAHELYWKYHSFWRKFESDRLRRERPDTSGARIIVLGMGNIGTGAYDTLAETHGAEVLGVDLNEAKLAEHTRRHRRVVPADASDPDFWVQVDLTEVDLVLLALTNHPENVLVADLLRELDYQGRVAAVVRFREEAEELETHGISVFNLYAQAGAGFAEHAAAQLSNNA
- a CDS encoding YaeQ family protein; this translates as MALKPTIYKAQIELADSDRHCYESLAMTLAQHPSETVERMGVRLLAFCLNNARGLQFTRGLSTTDEPDLWRHSDGGELEQWIEVGQPEEPRLRKATGRAREVMVYAFGKSAATWWKLNGEAIAALPRLQVWQIDWDDAQALAEMVTRTMQLNISVAGGVIYIDNGSASISVEPTRLH
- a CDS encoding sterol desaturase family protein, whose protein sequence is MYHLVTEHFSLPLMDANSVWTWMLAIVLYDFCYYWLHRLGHERTILWAAHVAHHQSEEYNLTTALRQTSTGFLFGWLFYIPMFALGIPAEVVVTAGAINLIYQFWVHTKHVGKLGWYEAIFVTPSNHRVHHAQNDVYLDRNYGGIFILWDRLFGTFQEELDEEPVVFGIRGPLRSFNPIHALTHIYVDMAKDSWRAQRWSDKLRVWVARTGWQPVEVAERYPRHKNDLSTFTKYDPEVPAIVSRYGFFQLVVVIALLVYLLLSELSYWQGVAGWAMLLATTMTTAYWLEGRAVQAVMRWEWLRLVALGLAMVWSGAGAGLITAVGIYGLVNVVWLWWMGRDTAIAAQPVT
- a CDS encoding AlkA N-terminal domain-containing protein, yielding MDSGSLADLAARLGIGERYLRKLFEQELGVSPQAVALNQRLLFAKKLLAETDMPITDIGFAAGFGSVRRFNSALQEHFRLTPTQLRGRGRRPDTASTITLQLQYRPPYDWAGVIDFFAHHEIAGVEQVTGQTYRRQFTCDRQPAWLEVTPVKSRPALALTVSLPDHRQLRTIVQRVRRMFDLDANPEVIHQSLTASPELCPLLKRSPGSRSPGHWSLYEAAVRAIVGQQVSTVAARSICSRFAAACSENYLVFPRAAALAALEDSAFPMPGRRRDTLKALCTAFSDCEETLTLEALAEFKGVGPWTVAMAAIRGAGHPDVFPLGDLGLVKAWEALGGNGKTLKHDCEPWSPWRSYAANLLWRSLS
- a CDS encoding methylated-DNA--[protein]-cysteine S-methyltransferase; its protein translation is MNYQYLNSPIGTLRVLSDGQHITAIEWPEQHSDTAGQIEQSDAALAQCVEQLQEYFAGTRRSFDLPLAPGGTEFQNAVWAQLARIPFGELRSYGDIAREMGKPKAMRAVGAANGRNPIPIVVPCHRVIGSDGSLTGFAGGLDAKKTLLNLEGALD
- a CDS encoding MBL fold metallo-hydrolase: MASVGEDGALIIDSDYEAYAPAHQAAVAELAGGEGAPKFLLNTHWHFDHTGGNAFFGERGSVIVAHENIYQRMSTKQNIKALGRVTEPSPKPALPVVTYGDAIAMHFNGDTIEVQHYPTSHTDGDSIMFFAAENVVHMGDTFFYDRFPFVDISSGGNAFGLIKTIETVLARIDDKTVVVPGHGPLTDKAGLARYHNMLVTTTGQITAMLDEGMSVTDIAAKGLGDEWDSWGSGFIDEGRFITFVASSR
- a CDS encoding YdcH family protein, which codes for MSDPTHIGPNGDENPEAANEVMTPAMRLLELQAKHRALDHRIHEMYAYPYQNQILLQRLKKEKLRLKDQISRLKDEMIPDLNA
- the cysQ gene encoding 3'(2'),5'-bisphosphate nucleotidase CysQ — translated: MMNLAALVPPLLDLCREAGELICEHYHAPSADQYEAKGDDSPLTLADIASHHCLEAGLAALAPDIPILSEESPPEAVARRREWSSLWLVDPLDGTKEFLGRTGEFTINIALVHDGAPLLGVIYIPLEAVAYVGVPGEFARRYGPEDEVSDIATRALVAGEPMRVLASRRHKGERLGACLAWLERHWGELARDNSGSALKFCHLAEGRGDFYPRYAPCCEWDTAAGQALLEAAGGALVGLDGLPLRYNARDTLLSEPFLAVGDAGHALWQQLLQET
- a CDS encoding RNA-binding S4 domain-containing protein gives rise to the protein MNDFNTEKLRLDKWLWAARFFKTRSLAKAAIEGGKVHLAGQRVKVSREIQIGDELQIRQGWDEKVVVVEALSDKRRGAPEAQQLYRETANSVQRREEAAAARKAAGGMIDRPVSRPTKKQRRQIHRFKESN
- a CDS encoding diguanylate cyclase encodes the protein MIYQRHIPREELFSAQLEMLMQNGQMATVVANLVGLVATMGIFWPFVEFTSIMLWGAAFLILLLVRSLSMSNALVNHSYRTNPRGLFWRLILGSAATGLVWSSAYIFAATRVPITMQYTFLLLIVMITAISVGFSVIVREYFISFLLTALWPIAWWSLVHYWHEPYNLLIGLVLLAFTAVLIVICDRVHRTFRNMLALNWERETMARELGDMAGSLRDRNRQLRDARRQLTDLANIDELTGLGNRRMVNTALKAEINRARRTAMPLSVILLDVDYFKAYNDTYGHPAGDEVLQRLADIMQNATSRAGEVVGRYGGEEFILVLPGSSPSSAMRIAERLKEFIAEAAIPHGESQVAGHITVSQGVATVQADADVTPEDLIKLADTALYKAKASGRDAIVLEDAPRQPRVAEA